One region of Anthonomus grandis grandis chromosome 22, icAntGran1.3, whole genome shotgun sequence genomic DNA includes:
- the LOC126749184 gene encoding aspartyl/asparaginyl beta-hydroxylase isoform X3, which translates to MSGDVQPRKRKDKKKKKDEEINDDINIHVHKDGGTGGNICSKIVFFFLFSTLILLIGLIIKENQGLNELESIEEESRFSQIFEGWIEEKHTEHDDKDDYFPESDEHDDGEDDDEDDGYGSEEDDHLETTEEVEESHEADEEEEDIEEVEESATRSEEEETVEETEEDLPDSEEEEKQTEEISEENIADNSEAVDMSEEVEENEEEAESNSKEDDKKAEESKEDNEKLDVEEEVQSKQNIEDEMDIPIQEVEKEMTEKEKEQPEESKEPSTDSTIKPITRTVEDKEPTPDLSRRNTIIPPPSLQEIEPDLPEAELDEEYSGDEEYSDEDNISESRSPREEYQELRTAYSRSLSPEGDFEVKDKHLEQEVLEDEMEELEPEEELEEEFDEEVEEEESDQYDDDEELLKRLEVKYGKLGREVNVGDELQSESDGEDYEHSNITSKDDSNSRTDIDAAEEQLQKNAAYANKLFDKLLDKYPLSPRVLYGKARALDIMAEEHQSNDILNKALHFYSKALNVPNVPDTLFLLIAERYIDRATFIGQYKKAIGAHWQLIERFPENVTHLNNLAVTYLTINMLEEARSVLKKVLTKWPEDGFAMVHYGFILKMADNDLEGSIEYLDKGIKTKDPGIDGRFFLYLGDSLLRLNRREEANKIHEEGVKQNVFLSKYQRSLYNVRRLKGKPWWQPEDLPSYQGFFTSLKDNWKKIRYEGLSALNEQGFYEDEAENLKDKGTWKQLELFSRGHKSKKNCRKTPITCGLVQKFSDASSCRRGQTKFSVIHPGTHVWPHCGPTNCRLRVHLGLKVSPGTFIRVGDETRSWEEGEIIIFDDSFEHEVWHNGSEFRLVLIVDVWHPDLTPAEKKALTSI; encoded by the exons ATGTCGGGTGATGTTCAGCCGaggaaaagaaaagacaaaaagaaaaagaaag ATGAGGAAATAAATGATGACATAAATATCCACGTTCACAAAGATGGCGGCACCGGTGGTAACATCTGCTCCAAAATTGTCTTCTTCTTCCTATTTTCTACCTTAATTCTTCTAATCGGGCTTATTATAAAGGAAAACCAAGGACTTAATGAAC tagaaaGCATAGAAGAAGAATCTCGGTTTTCACAAATTTTCGAAGGATGGATAGAAGAGAAACATACAGAACACGATGATAAAGATGATTATTTCCCCGAATCAGATGAGCATGATGACGGTGAAGATGATGATGAAGATGACGGTTACGGTTCTGAGGAAGACGATCATTTAGAAACAACAGAAGAAGTGGAAGAATCTCATGAAGCTGACGAGGAAGAAGAAGATATAGAGGAAGTTGAAGAATCTGCTACAAGATCTGAAGAGGAAGAAACCGTTGAGGAGACAGAAGAGGATCTTCCTGATAGTGAGGAAGAGGAGAAACAAACAGAAGAAATCAGTGAAGAAAATATTGCAGACAACAGTGAGGCAGTAGATATGTCGGAGGAGGTGGAGGAAAATGAAGAAGAAGCAGAATCAAATAGTAAAGAAGATGACAAGAAAGCTGAAGAAAGTAAAGAAGATAATGAAAAACTTGATGTTGAAGAAGAAGTACAGTCGAAACAAAATATCGAAGATGAGATGGACATACCAATACAGGAAGTAGAAAAAGAAATGACTGAAAAG GAAAAAGAGCAACCAGAAGAGAGTAAGGAACCTTCAACGG aTTCAACAATCAAACCAATAACCCGGACGGTAGAAGACAAGGAACCGACGCCTGATTTATCGAGACGAAACACAATTATACCACCACCAAGCTTACAAGAGATTGAACCGGATTTACCTGAAGCCGAACTCGATGAAG AATATTCTGGAGATGAAGAGTACAGCGATGAAGATAACATATCCGAATCCCGATCGCCACGAGAAGAATATCAAGAACTACGAACCGCTTACTCTAGGTCGCTATCACCTGAAG GTGACTTTGAAGTCAAAGACAAACACCTAGAACAAGAAGTTTTAGAAGACGAAATGGAAGAACTCGAACCCGAGGAGGAACTAGAGGAAGAATTTGATGAAGAAGTTGAGGAGGAAGAATCTGATCAATACGATGACGACGAAGAGCTTTTGAAACGATTGGAAGTGAAATATGGAAAGCTAGGAAGAG AAGTAAATGTAGGGGATGAGCTACAGTCCGAGTCAGACGGAGAAGATTATGAACATTCAAACATTACCAGTAAAGATGATAGTAATAGCCGAACCGATATTGACGCTGCTGAAGAGCAGCTTCAGAAg AATGCTGCTTACGCTAACAAACTGTTTGATAAGCTGCTTGATAAGTACCCCCTGTCCCCTCGTGTACTCTACGGAAAAGCTAGGGCCTTGGATATTATGGCCGAAGAACACCAAAGCAATGATATACTTAATAAGGCTCTACATTTTTATTCTAAAGCATTAAATGTTCCAAATGTACCTGATACGTTATTTCTCCTCATTGCTGAGAGGTATATTGATAGAGCCACATTTATAG GGCAATACAAAAAAGCTATTGGCGCACATTGGCAATTAATTGAGAGGTTTCCTGAAAACGTgacacatttaaataatttggctGTTACTTACTTAACAATTAATAT GCTTGAAGAAGCAAGGTCAGTACTCAAAAAAGTCTTAACAAAGTGGCCCGAAGATGGGTTTGCTATGGTTCATTATggctttatattaaaaatggctGACAATGATTTAGAAGGCTCTATTGAATATTTAGACAAAGGAATTAAAACCAAAGATCCTGGTATTGACGGACGATTCTTTTTGTACTTGGGTGACTCTCTACTAAGGCTAAATCGAAGAGAAGAAgctaataaa ATTCACGAGGAAGGTGTAAAACAAAACGTGTTCCTTTCAAAATACCAAAGATCTCTCTATAATGTCCGCAGATTAAAAGGCAAACCTTGGTGGCAACCAGAGGACCTTCCATCTTATCAAGGATTTTTTACAAGCCTTAAAGataactggaaaaaaattagatatgaaGGGCTCTCCGCCCTTAACGAACAGGGTTTCTACGAAGACGAAGCTGAAAACCTTAAAGACAAAGGTACTTGGAAGCAACTAGAACTCTTTTCTCGGGGACACAAGTCGAAAAAAAACTGTAGAAAAACCCCGATAACGTGTGGGTTAGTCCAAAAATTTTCAGACGCCAGTAGCTGTAGAAGGGGTCAGACGAAGTTCAGTGTGATACACCCTGGCACGCATGTTTGGCCCCATTGCGGACCCACTAATTGTAGGCTAAGAGTGCATTTGGGGTTAAAAGTTTCTCCTGGTACTTTCATTAGGGTTGGAGACGAGACAAG gAGTTGGGAAGAAggtgaaataattattttcgatGATAGCTTTGAGCATGAGGTGTGGCACAATGGAAGTGAATTTAGACTTGTCCTTATAGTAGATGTGTGGCATCCGGATTTGACCCCTGCTGAAAAGAAAGCCTTAACCTCAATTTAA
- the LOC126749184 gene encoding aspartyl/asparaginyl beta-hydroxylase isoform X2, producing the protein MSGDVQPRKRKDKKKKKDEEINDDINIHVHKDGGTGGNICSKIVFFFLFSTLILLIGLIIKENQGLNEQSIEEESRFSQIFEGWIEEKHTEHDDKDDYFPESDEHDDGEDDDEDDGYGSEEDDHLETTEEVEESHEADEEEEDIEEVEESATRSEEEETVEETEEDLPDSEEEEKQTEEISEENIADNSEAVDMSEEVEENEEEAESNSKEDDKKAEESKEDNEKLDVEEEVQSKQNIEDEMDIPIQEVEKEMTEKEKEQPEESKEPSTVATKIGVGIALLTVAYNVFLRKRSDSTIKPITRTVEDKEPTPDLSRRNTIIPPPSLQEIEPDLPEAELDEEYSGDEEYSDEDNISESRSPREEYQELRTAYSRSLSPEGDFEVKDKHLEQEVLEDEMEELEPEEELEEEFDEEVEEEESDQYDDDEELLKRLEVKYGKLGREVNVGDELQSESDGEDYEHSNITSKDDSNSRTDIDAAEEQLQKNAAYANKLFDKLLDKYPLSPRVLYGKARALDIMAEEHQSNDILNKALHFYSKALNVPNVPDTLFLLIAERYIDRATFIGQYKKAIGAHWQLIERFPENVTHLNNLAVTYLTINMLEEARSVLKKVLTKWPEDGFAMVHYGFILKMADNDLEGSIEYLDKGIKTKDPGIDGRFFLYLGDSLLRLNRREEANKIHEEGVKQNVFLSKYQRSLYNVRRLKGKPWWQPEDLPSYQGFFTSLKDNWKKIRYEGLSALNEQGFYEDEAENLKDKGTWKQLELFSRGHKSKKNCRKTPITCGLVQKFSDASSCRRGQTKFSVIHPGTHVWPHCGPTNCRLRVHLGLKVSPGTFIRVGDETRSWEEGEIIIFDDSFEHEVWHNGSEFRLVLIVDVWHPDLTPAEKKALTSI; encoded by the exons ATGTCGGGTGATGTTCAGCCGaggaaaagaaaagacaaaaagaaaaagaaag ATGAGGAAATAAATGATGACATAAATATCCACGTTCACAAAGATGGCGGCACCGGTGGTAACATCTGCTCCAAAATTGTCTTCTTCTTCCTATTTTCTACCTTAATTCTTCTAATCGGGCTTATTATAAAGGAAAACCAAGGACTTAATGAAC aaaGCATAGAAGAAGAATCTCGGTTTTCACAAATTTTCGAAGGATGGATAGAAGAGAAACATACAGAACACGATGATAAAGATGATTATTTCCCCGAATCAGATGAGCATGATGACGGTGAAGATGATGATGAAGATGACGGTTACGGTTCTGAGGAAGACGATCATTTAGAAACAACAGAAGAAGTGGAAGAATCTCATGAAGCTGACGAGGAAGAAGAAGATATAGAGGAAGTTGAAGAATCTGCTACAAGATCTGAAGAGGAAGAAACCGTTGAGGAGACAGAAGAGGATCTTCCTGATAGTGAGGAAGAGGAGAAACAAACAGAAGAAATCAGTGAAGAAAATATTGCAGACAACAGTGAGGCAGTAGATATGTCGGAGGAGGTGGAGGAAAATGAAGAAGAAGCAGAATCAAATAGTAAAGAAGATGACAAGAAAGCTGAAGAAAGTAAAGAAGATAATGAAAAACTTGATGTTGAAGAAGAAGTACAGTCGAAACAAAATATCGAAGATGAGATGGACATACCAATACAGGAAGTAGAAAAAGAAATGACTGAAAAG GAAAAAGAGCAACCAGAAGAGAGTAAGGAACCTTCAACGG TGGCTACAAAAATTGGCGTTGGAATAGCTCTCCTGACTGTAGCATACAATGTTTTCCTTAGAAAACGTTCTG aTTCAACAATCAAACCAATAACCCGGACGGTAGAAGACAAGGAACCGACGCCTGATTTATCGAGACGAAACACAATTATACCACCACCAAGCTTACAAGAGATTGAACCGGATTTACCTGAAGCCGAACTCGATGAAG AATATTCTGGAGATGAAGAGTACAGCGATGAAGATAACATATCCGAATCCCGATCGCCACGAGAAGAATATCAAGAACTACGAACCGCTTACTCTAGGTCGCTATCACCTGAAG GTGACTTTGAAGTCAAAGACAAACACCTAGAACAAGAAGTTTTAGAAGACGAAATGGAAGAACTCGAACCCGAGGAGGAACTAGAGGAAGAATTTGATGAAGAAGTTGAGGAGGAAGAATCTGATCAATACGATGACGACGAAGAGCTTTTGAAACGATTGGAAGTGAAATATGGAAAGCTAGGAAGAG AAGTAAATGTAGGGGATGAGCTACAGTCCGAGTCAGACGGAGAAGATTATGAACATTCAAACATTACCAGTAAAGATGATAGTAATAGCCGAACCGATATTGACGCTGCTGAAGAGCAGCTTCAGAAg AATGCTGCTTACGCTAACAAACTGTTTGATAAGCTGCTTGATAAGTACCCCCTGTCCCCTCGTGTACTCTACGGAAAAGCTAGGGCCTTGGATATTATGGCCGAAGAACACCAAAGCAATGATATACTTAATAAGGCTCTACATTTTTATTCTAAAGCATTAAATGTTCCAAATGTACCTGATACGTTATTTCTCCTCATTGCTGAGAGGTATATTGATAGAGCCACATTTATAG GGCAATACAAAAAAGCTATTGGCGCACATTGGCAATTAATTGAGAGGTTTCCTGAAAACGTgacacatttaaataatttggctGTTACTTACTTAACAATTAATAT GCTTGAAGAAGCAAGGTCAGTACTCAAAAAAGTCTTAACAAAGTGGCCCGAAGATGGGTTTGCTATGGTTCATTATggctttatattaaaaatggctGACAATGATTTAGAAGGCTCTATTGAATATTTAGACAAAGGAATTAAAACCAAAGATCCTGGTATTGACGGACGATTCTTTTTGTACTTGGGTGACTCTCTACTAAGGCTAAATCGAAGAGAAGAAgctaataaa ATTCACGAGGAAGGTGTAAAACAAAACGTGTTCCTTTCAAAATACCAAAGATCTCTCTATAATGTCCGCAGATTAAAAGGCAAACCTTGGTGGCAACCAGAGGACCTTCCATCTTATCAAGGATTTTTTACAAGCCTTAAAGataactggaaaaaaattagatatgaaGGGCTCTCCGCCCTTAACGAACAGGGTTTCTACGAAGACGAAGCTGAAAACCTTAAAGACAAAGGTACTTGGAAGCAACTAGAACTCTTTTCTCGGGGACACAAGTCGAAAAAAAACTGTAGAAAAACCCCGATAACGTGTGGGTTAGTCCAAAAATTTTCAGACGCCAGTAGCTGTAGAAGGGGTCAGACGAAGTTCAGTGTGATACACCCTGGCACGCATGTTTGGCCCCATTGCGGACCCACTAATTGTAGGCTAAGAGTGCATTTGGGGTTAAAAGTTTCTCCTGGTACTTTCATTAGGGTTGGAGACGAGACAAG gAGTTGGGAAGAAggtgaaataattattttcgatGATAGCTTTGAGCATGAGGTGTGGCACAATGGAAGTGAATTTAGACTTGTCCTTATAGTAGATGTGTGGCATCCGGATTTGACCCCTGCTGAAAAGAAAGCCTTAACCTCAATTTAA
- the LOC126749184 gene encoding aspartyl/asparaginyl beta-hydroxylase isoform X1, with amino-acid sequence MSGDVQPRKRKDKKKKKDEEINDDINIHVHKDGGTGGNICSKIVFFFLFSTLILLIGLIIKENQGLNELESIEEESRFSQIFEGWIEEKHTEHDDKDDYFPESDEHDDGEDDDEDDGYGSEEDDHLETTEEVEESHEADEEEEDIEEVEESATRSEEEETVEETEEDLPDSEEEEKQTEEISEENIADNSEAVDMSEEVEENEEEAESNSKEDDKKAEESKEDNEKLDVEEEVQSKQNIEDEMDIPIQEVEKEMTEKEKEQPEESKEPSTVATKIGVGIALLTVAYNVFLRKRSDSTIKPITRTVEDKEPTPDLSRRNTIIPPPSLQEIEPDLPEAELDEEYSGDEEYSDEDNISESRSPREEYQELRTAYSRSLSPEGDFEVKDKHLEQEVLEDEMEELEPEEELEEEFDEEVEEEESDQYDDDEELLKRLEVKYGKLGREVNVGDELQSESDGEDYEHSNITSKDDSNSRTDIDAAEEQLQKNAAYANKLFDKLLDKYPLSPRVLYGKARALDIMAEEHQSNDILNKALHFYSKALNVPNVPDTLFLLIAERYIDRATFIGQYKKAIGAHWQLIERFPENVTHLNNLAVTYLTINMLEEARSVLKKVLTKWPEDGFAMVHYGFILKMADNDLEGSIEYLDKGIKTKDPGIDGRFFLYLGDSLLRLNRREEANKIHEEGVKQNVFLSKYQRSLYNVRRLKGKPWWQPEDLPSYQGFFTSLKDNWKKIRYEGLSALNEQGFYEDEAENLKDKGTWKQLELFSRGHKSKKNCRKTPITCGLVQKFSDASSCRRGQTKFSVIHPGTHVWPHCGPTNCRLRVHLGLKVSPGTFIRVGDETRSWEEGEIIIFDDSFEHEVWHNGSEFRLVLIVDVWHPDLTPAEKKALTSI; translated from the exons ATGTCGGGTGATGTTCAGCCGaggaaaagaaaagacaaaaagaaaaagaaag ATGAGGAAATAAATGATGACATAAATATCCACGTTCACAAAGATGGCGGCACCGGTGGTAACATCTGCTCCAAAATTGTCTTCTTCTTCCTATTTTCTACCTTAATTCTTCTAATCGGGCTTATTATAAAGGAAAACCAAGGACTTAATGAAC tagaaaGCATAGAAGAAGAATCTCGGTTTTCACAAATTTTCGAAGGATGGATAGAAGAGAAACATACAGAACACGATGATAAAGATGATTATTTCCCCGAATCAGATGAGCATGATGACGGTGAAGATGATGATGAAGATGACGGTTACGGTTCTGAGGAAGACGATCATTTAGAAACAACAGAAGAAGTGGAAGAATCTCATGAAGCTGACGAGGAAGAAGAAGATATAGAGGAAGTTGAAGAATCTGCTACAAGATCTGAAGAGGAAGAAACCGTTGAGGAGACAGAAGAGGATCTTCCTGATAGTGAGGAAGAGGAGAAACAAACAGAAGAAATCAGTGAAGAAAATATTGCAGACAACAGTGAGGCAGTAGATATGTCGGAGGAGGTGGAGGAAAATGAAGAAGAAGCAGAATCAAATAGTAAAGAAGATGACAAGAAAGCTGAAGAAAGTAAAGAAGATAATGAAAAACTTGATGTTGAAGAAGAAGTACAGTCGAAACAAAATATCGAAGATGAGATGGACATACCAATACAGGAAGTAGAAAAAGAAATGACTGAAAAG GAAAAAGAGCAACCAGAAGAGAGTAAGGAACCTTCAACGG TGGCTACAAAAATTGGCGTTGGAATAGCTCTCCTGACTGTAGCATACAATGTTTTCCTTAGAAAACGTTCTG aTTCAACAATCAAACCAATAACCCGGACGGTAGAAGACAAGGAACCGACGCCTGATTTATCGAGACGAAACACAATTATACCACCACCAAGCTTACAAGAGATTGAACCGGATTTACCTGAAGCCGAACTCGATGAAG AATATTCTGGAGATGAAGAGTACAGCGATGAAGATAACATATCCGAATCCCGATCGCCACGAGAAGAATATCAAGAACTACGAACCGCTTACTCTAGGTCGCTATCACCTGAAG GTGACTTTGAAGTCAAAGACAAACACCTAGAACAAGAAGTTTTAGAAGACGAAATGGAAGAACTCGAACCCGAGGAGGAACTAGAGGAAGAATTTGATGAAGAAGTTGAGGAGGAAGAATCTGATCAATACGATGACGACGAAGAGCTTTTGAAACGATTGGAAGTGAAATATGGAAAGCTAGGAAGAG AAGTAAATGTAGGGGATGAGCTACAGTCCGAGTCAGACGGAGAAGATTATGAACATTCAAACATTACCAGTAAAGATGATAGTAATAGCCGAACCGATATTGACGCTGCTGAAGAGCAGCTTCAGAAg AATGCTGCTTACGCTAACAAACTGTTTGATAAGCTGCTTGATAAGTACCCCCTGTCCCCTCGTGTACTCTACGGAAAAGCTAGGGCCTTGGATATTATGGCCGAAGAACACCAAAGCAATGATATACTTAATAAGGCTCTACATTTTTATTCTAAAGCATTAAATGTTCCAAATGTACCTGATACGTTATTTCTCCTCATTGCTGAGAGGTATATTGATAGAGCCACATTTATAG GGCAATACAAAAAAGCTATTGGCGCACATTGGCAATTAATTGAGAGGTTTCCTGAAAACGTgacacatttaaataatttggctGTTACTTACTTAACAATTAATAT GCTTGAAGAAGCAAGGTCAGTACTCAAAAAAGTCTTAACAAAGTGGCCCGAAGATGGGTTTGCTATGGTTCATTATggctttatattaaaaatggctGACAATGATTTAGAAGGCTCTATTGAATATTTAGACAAAGGAATTAAAACCAAAGATCCTGGTATTGACGGACGATTCTTTTTGTACTTGGGTGACTCTCTACTAAGGCTAAATCGAAGAGAAGAAgctaataaa ATTCACGAGGAAGGTGTAAAACAAAACGTGTTCCTTTCAAAATACCAAAGATCTCTCTATAATGTCCGCAGATTAAAAGGCAAACCTTGGTGGCAACCAGAGGACCTTCCATCTTATCAAGGATTTTTTACAAGCCTTAAAGataactggaaaaaaattagatatgaaGGGCTCTCCGCCCTTAACGAACAGGGTTTCTACGAAGACGAAGCTGAAAACCTTAAAGACAAAGGTACTTGGAAGCAACTAGAACTCTTTTCTCGGGGACACAAGTCGAAAAAAAACTGTAGAAAAACCCCGATAACGTGTGGGTTAGTCCAAAAATTTTCAGACGCCAGTAGCTGTAGAAGGGGTCAGACGAAGTTCAGTGTGATACACCCTGGCACGCATGTTTGGCCCCATTGCGGACCCACTAATTGTAGGCTAAGAGTGCATTTGGGGTTAAAAGTTTCTCCTGGTACTTTCATTAGGGTTGGAGACGAGACAAG gAGTTGGGAAGAAggtgaaataattattttcgatGATAGCTTTGAGCATGAGGTGTGGCACAATGGAAGTGAATTTAGACTTGTCCTTATAGTAGATGTGTGGCATCCGGATTTGACCCCTGCTGAAAAGAAAGCCTTAACCTCAATTTAA
- the LOC126749184 gene encoding aspartyl/asparaginyl beta-hydroxylase isoform X4: protein MSGDVQPRKRKDKKKKKDEEINDDINIHVHKDGGTGGNICSKIVFFFLFSTLILLIGLIIKENQGLNELESIEEESRFSQIFEGWIEEKHTEHDDKDDYFPESDEHDDGEDDDEDDGYGSEEDDHLETTEEVEESHEADEEEEDIEEVEESATRSEEEETVEETEEDLPDSEEEEKQTEEISEENIADNSEAVDMSEEVEENEEEAESNSKEDDKKAEESKEDNEKLDVEEEVQSKQNIEDEMDIPIQEVEKEMTEKEKEQPEESKEPSTEVNVGDELQSESDGEDYEHSNITSKDDSNSRTDIDAAEEQLQKNAAYANKLFDKLLDKYPLSPRVLYGKARALDIMAEEHQSNDILNKALHFYSKALNVPNVPDTLFLLIAERYIDRATFIGQYKKAIGAHWQLIERFPENVTHLNNLAVTYLTINMLEEARSVLKKVLTKWPEDGFAMVHYGFILKMADNDLEGSIEYLDKGIKTKDPGIDGRFFLYLGDSLLRLNRREEANKIHEEGVKQNVFLSKYQRSLYNVRRLKGKPWWQPEDLPSYQGFFTSLKDNWKKIRYEGLSALNEQGFYEDEAENLKDKGTWKQLELFSRGHKSKKNCRKTPITCGLVQKFSDASSCRRGQTKFSVIHPGTHVWPHCGPTNCRLRVHLGLKVSPGTFIRVGDETRSWEEGEIIIFDDSFEHEVWHNGSEFRLVLIVDVWHPDLTPAEKKALTSI, encoded by the exons ATGTCGGGTGATGTTCAGCCGaggaaaagaaaagacaaaaagaaaaagaaag ATGAGGAAATAAATGATGACATAAATATCCACGTTCACAAAGATGGCGGCACCGGTGGTAACATCTGCTCCAAAATTGTCTTCTTCTTCCTATTTTCTACCTTAATTCTTCTAATCGGGCTTATTATAAAGGAAAACCAAGGACTTAATGAAC tagaaaGCATAGAAGAAGAATCTCGGTTTTCACAAATTTTCGAAGGATGGATAGAAGAGAAACATACAGAACACGATGATAAAGATGATTATTTCCCCGAATCAGATGAGCATGATGACGGTGAAGATGATGATGAAGATGACGGTTACGGTTCTGAGGAAGACGATCATTTAGAAACAACAGAAGAAGTGGAAGAATCTCATGAAGCTGACGAGGAAGAAGAAGATATAGAGGAAGTTGAAGAATCTGCTACAAGATCTGAAGAGGAAGAAACCGTTGAGGAGACAGAAGAGGATCTTCCTGATAGTGAGGAAGAGGAGAAACAAACAGAAGAAATCAGTGAAGAAAATATTGCAGACAACAGTGAGGCAGTAGATATGTCGGAGGAGGTGGAGGAAAATGAAGAAGAAGCAGAATCAAATAGTAAAGAAGATGACAAGAAAGCTGAAGAAAGTAAAGAAGATAATGAAAAACTTGATGTTGAAGAAGAAGTACAGTCGAAACAAAATATCGAAGATGAGATGGACATACCAATACAGGAAGTAGAAAAAGAAATGACTGAAAAG GAAAAAGAGCAACCAGAAGAGAGTAAGGAACCTTCAACGG AAGTAAATGTAGGGGATGAGCTACAGTCCGAGTCAGACGGAGAAGATTATGAACATTCAAACATTACCAGTAAAGATGATAGTAATAGCCGAACCGATATTGACGCTGCTGAAGAGCAGCTTCAGAAg AATGCTGCTTACGCTAACAAACTGTTTGATAAGCTGCTTGATAAGTACCCCCTGTCCCCTCGTGTACTCTACGGAAAAGCTAGGGCCTTGGATATTATGGCCGAAGAACACCAAAGCAATGATATACTTAATAAGGCTCTACATTTTTATTCTAAAGCATTAAATGTTCCAAATGTACCTGATACGTTATTTCTCCTCATTGCTGAGAGGTATATTGATAGAGCCACATTTATAG GGCAATACAAAAAAGCTATTGGCGCACATTGGCAATTAATTGAGAGGTTTCCTGAAAACGTgacacatttaaataatttggctGTTACTTACTTAACAATTAATAT GCTTGAAGAAGCAAGGTCAGTACTCAAAAAAGTCTTAACAAAGTGGCCCGAAGATGGGTTTGCTATGGTTCATTATggctttatattaaaaatggctGACAATGATTTAGAAGGCTCTATTGAATATTTAGACAAAGGAATTAAAACCAAAGATCCTGGTATTGACGGACGATTCTTTTTGTACTTGGGTGACTCTCTACTAAGGCTAAATCGAAGAGAAGAAgctaataaa ATTCACGAGGAAGGTGTAAAACAAAACGTGTTCCTTTCAAAATACCAAAGATCTCTCTATAATGTCCGCAGATTAAAAGGCAAACCTTGGTGGCAACCAGAGGACCTTCCATCTTATCAAGGATTTTTTACAAGCCTTAAAGataactggaaaaaaattagatatgaaGGGCTCTCCGCCCTTAACGAACAGGGTTTCTACGAAGACGAAGCTGAAAACCTTAAAGACAAAGGTACTTGGAAGCAACTAGAACTCTTTTCTCGGGGACACAAGTCGAAAAAAAACTGTAGAAAAACCCCGATAACGTGTGGGTTAGTCCAAAAATTTTCAGACGCCAGTAGCTGTAGAAGGGGTCAGACGAAGTTCAGTGTGATACACCCTGGCACGCATGTTTGGCCCCATTGCGGACCCACTAATTGTAGGCTAAGAGTGCATTTGGGGTTAAAAGTTTCTCCTGGTACTTTCATTAGGGTTGGAGACGAGACAAG gAGTTGGGAAGAAggtgaaataattattttcgatGATAGCTTTGAGCATGAGGTGTGGCACAATGGAAGTGAATTTAGACTTGTCCTTATAGTAGATGTGTGGCATCCGGATTTGACCCCTGCTGAAAAGAAAGCCTTAACCTCAATTTAA